One genomic region from Chthonomonas calidirosea T49 encodes:
- a CDS encoding tetratricopeptide repeat protein — protein MECQNCGATNEPDNQTCVRCGVPLTTPNSQTTSALLQQAYLAYKQEDMETALLRCRQLLKADPENEEALTLMAQLEEKQEHYLAATELYERLTKLRPESMAYRLRLEELKHRAQSRSSANPSVAPSPDRTGDSRISVVLILSTTSLMLAAAVAILAYEWGRTTQLSMNRSSLPPSIVERPAASSPSFPWNASPFPGPSSAPNTAPLPTEPPQPSRRREGGEAPQAALSSGLSHASIGVAPMHFSLPPATAHPVPPSRSTTSSQRIVLPANDASGGSDENTVVIPVSGSTPLATNNGSTFAAPSSQGTTVVRVYRTNSASGSADDSSARSYIAMGQHLQLSGQYDQAIEAYRKALPSAGDEAGFVYQQIALCYQREGKKAEAADNFRQAKAAYQQLLEAGRKVAEARAGIIACDQGIKLCSP, from the coding sequence ATGGAATGCCAAAACTGCGGCGCAACCAACGAACCCGACAATCAAACCTGTGTACGTTGTGGCGTGCCACTGACGACGCCCAACTCCCAAACGACCTCTGCTCTCCTTCAGCAAGCCTATCTTGCCTACAAACAGGAGGACATGGAGACGGCTTTACTTAGATGCCGGCAGCTTTTGAAGGCCGATCCGGAGAACGAAGAGGCACTTACGCTCATGGCCCAGCTTGAGGAAAAACAGGAGCACTATCTCGCAGCGACAGAGCTTTATGAGCGCCTCACGAAGCTTCGTCCTGAGAGCATGGCCTATCGGTTGCGTTTAGAAGAGCTTAAGCATAGGGCGCAGAGCCGGTCTTCAGCCAACCCCTCTGTAGCGCCGTCTCCAGACCGTACCGGGGATTCGCGCATAAGTGTTGTCCTGATCCTTTCCACCACAAGTCTCATGCTGGCTGCCGCCGTTGCGATCCTGGCGTACGAGTGGGGGCGCACAACCCAACTCAGCATGAACAGGTCGAGCTTGCCGCCTAGCATCGTCGAACGTCCTGCAGCGTCATCGCCGAGCTTTCCCTGGAATGCGTCGCCTTTCCCCGGGCCGTCTTCTGCCCCAAATACAGCCCCTCTGCCCACCGAGCCGCCGCAACCGTCGCGCCGTCGCGAGGGCGGTGAGGCACCCCAAGCCGCTCTCTCATCGGGTCTTTCGCACGCCTCTATTGGCGTCGCACCCATGCATTTCTCGCTGCCGCCTGCTACAGCTCATCCTGTGCCGCCTTCTCGTTCTACAACATCTTCACAGCGCATTGTGCTACCGGCCAACGATGCCTCTGGGGGTTCCGATGAAAACACGGTGGTTATTCCGGTTTCCGGCAGTACGCCTCTCGCTACGAACAACGGCTCGACGTTCGCTGCACCTAGCAGCCAGGGTACCACCGTCGTTCGTGTTTATCGTACCAACAGCGCTTCTGGCTCCGCCGACGATAGCTCCGCCCGTTCCTATATCGCCATGGGGCAGCACCTGCAGTTGAGCGGTCAGTACGATCAGGCCATCGAAGCCTATCGGAAGGCTCTTCCCTCTGCGGGAGATGAAGCCGGTTTTGTTTACCAACAGATAGCCCTCTGCTATCAACGCGAGGGCAAGAAGGCAGAGGCTGCCGATAATTTTCGTCAGGCCAAAGCCGCCTACCAGCAGCTGCTTGAGGCCGGTCGTAAGGTGGCGGAGGCCCGCGCCGGCATTATAGCATGCGATCAGGGAATCAAGCTGTGCAGCCCCTAA